A genome region from Chloroflexota bacterium includes the following:
- a CDS encoding nicotinate phosphoribosyltransferase translates to MSPSRNVQRPGLLTDMYHPDSAYVSWRAGLNGLTTFELFARRAPFGGAFLLVAGLEAALNFVRDFRYSEDDIAFLDQIRDYDPSFLDELRQLRFTGEIVAMPEGSIAFPHEPLLRVTAPFREALLLESGLLQAVNLATLIATKASRIVWAAQGRPVSEFALRRAQEPFVVTRSARIGGCWSTSFLAAAAQYRLLASGTIPHALVQLFDDERQAFSAVAETFNRYTLLVDTYDVPRAIQTAIAVAHQYRESHGHVLAAVRLDSGDLAAQSVMVRRMLDEGGLPECRILGSGDLDEYSIAELVAKGAPFDAFGVGTSIGVGAGSVEHDIEGGSLGGVYKNVAYVDDEGRTVPKVKVAGDKTTLPGAKEVYRRGVFQEDVIQLADEPAPSDGSERLLKPVMRGGRMVPGSLPPLSEIWELARRNLERLPAEYRRLTDPERYPVRYSEPLLTLRDRALTEFDSLR, encoded by the coding sequence ATGTCTCCGTCCCGCAACGTGCAGCGCCCCGGTCTCCTGACCGACATGTACCATCCGGACTCGGCGTATGTGAGCTGGCGTGCGGGGCTGAACGGCCTGACCACCTTCGAGCTGTTCGCGCGGCGCGCCCCGTTCGGCGGCGCCTTCTTGCTGGTGGCAGGGCTGGAAGCCGCGCTGAACTTCGTGCGCGACTTCCGCTACTCCGAGGACGACATCGCGTTCCTCGACCAGATCCGCGACTACGATCCGTCCTTCCTGGACGAGCTGCGGCAGCTTCGCTTCACGGGGGAGATCGTGGCGATGCCGGAGGGGTCCATCGCCTTTCCGCACGAGCCGCTGCTGCGCGTGACCGCGCCCTTCCGCGAGGCGCTGCTGCTGGAATCGGGCCTGCTCCAGGCGGTCAACCTCGCCACGCTGATCGCCACCAAGGCGTCGCGGATCGTCTGGGCGGCTCAAGGGCGGCCAGTCTCCGAGTTCGCGCTGCGGCGGGCGCAGGAGCCGTTCGTCGTGACCAGGTCTGCGCGGATCGGCGGTTGCTGGAGCACCTCGTTCCTGGCGGCGGCGGCGCAGTACCGGCTGCTGGCCAGCGGCACCATTCCCCATGCGCTGGTGCAACTGTTCGACGACGAGCGGCAGGCGTTCTCCGCCGTGGCCGAGACGTTCAATCGGTACACTCTGCTGGTGGACACCTACGACGTGCCGCGCGCCATCCAGACGGCCATCGCGGTGGCGCACCAGTACCGTGAGAGCCACGGGCACGTGCTGGCCGCGGTTCGGCTGGACAGCGGCGATTTGGCGGCGCAGAGCGTCATGGTGCGGCGGATGCTGGACGAGGGCGGCCTGCCTGAGTGTCGCATCCTCGGCAGCGGCGACCTGGACGAGTACAGCATCGCGGAGCTGGTGGCGAAGGGCGCACCGTTCGACGCGTTTGGCGTCGGGACCAGCATCGGCGTGGGGGCAGGGTCGGTCGAACACGACATCGAAGGCGGGTCGCTGGGCGGCGTCTACAAGAACGTGGCCTACGTTGATGACGAGGGCCGAACCGTCCCGAAGGTGAAGGTGGCCGGCGACAAGACGACCCTTCCCGGCGCGAAGGAGGTCTATCGTCGCGGCGTGTTCCAGGAGGACGTGATTCAACTGGCCGACGAGCCGGCCCCATCCGACGGCAGCGAGCGACTGCTCAAGCCGGTCATGCGCGGCGGGCGGATGGTGCCTGGGAGCCTGCCGCCGCTGTCCGAGATCTGGGAGCTGGCGCGGCGCAACCTCGAACGCCTGCCGGCCGAGTATCGCCGCCTGACCGACCCCGAACGGTACCCGGTCCGCTACAGCGAGCCGCTCCTGACCCTGCGCGACCGCGCCCTGACCGAGTTCGACAGCCTGCGGTAG
- the erpA gene encoding iron-sulfur cluster insertion protein ErpA, with amino-acid sequence MLTMTDNAVIQLKQIIQKDGNPNKALRVYVTPGGCSGFSYGMQLDDERADDDTAYSIDGVTVVVDEFSLPQVDGAQIDYVNALMGGGFVVQNPNAVKNCACGQSFDTAAGGGTARPCS; translated from the coding sequence ATGCTCACCATGACCGACAACGCCGTCATCCAGCTCAAGCAGATCATCCAAAAGGACGGCAATCCCAACAAGGCGCTGCGGGTCTACGTGACCCCCGGCGGCTGCTCTGGCTTCTCCTACGGCATGCAGCTTGACGACGAGCGCGCCGACGACGACACCGCGTACAGCATCGACGGCGTCACGGTGGTCGTGGACGAGTTCAGCCTGCCCCAGGTGGACGGCGCGCAGATCGACTATGTCAACGCGCTGATGGGCGGCGGCTTCGTCGTGCAGAACCCGAACGCCGTCAAGAACTGCGCCTGCGGTCAGTCCTTCGACACGGCGGCCGGCGGCGGAACCGCGCGCCCCTGCAGCTAG
- a CDS encoding anti-sigma factor, with protein sequence MSGLTCDEVRELTPLHALNVLDVDERDVVDDHLRNCPTCETDLASYLEVTAQLALALPQSDPSTGLKDRVLAQARKPRALPSPPLARGGAPIPIWQSTRAQRLRSTLTSLVAGVAVIVAAGSSYWAYNLQSQLDAQNARIATLTERAQNYQRVASVLQAADTQIRVLQSTQPTQPAFGRVYIDPETSEGMLMVRNLPPLPPGRVYQLWVARANGERESAGILTWTDKAGNGYTLIKCPDALARWNTFGVTEEPTGGSPAPTGSRLLGGTI encoded by the coding sequence ATGAGTGGTCTGACCTGCGACGAGGTCCGCGAGCTGACGCCGCTCCACGCCCTGAACGTCCTGGACGTCGACGAGCGGGACGTGGTCGACGATCACCTTCGCAACTGCCCCACCTGCGAGACTGATCTGGCCTCCTACCTCGAAGTCACGGCCCAGCTCGCGCTGGCGCTCCCGCAGAGCGATCCATCCACCGGGCTCAAGGACCGGGTGCTGGCGCAGGCCAGGAAGCCGCGCGCGCTGCCGTCGCCACCGCTCGCACGGGGTGGCGCGCCGATCCCGATCTGGCAGAGCACGCGCGCCCAGCGTCTCCGCTCGACGCTGACCAGCCTCGTCGCGGGCGTCGCCGTGATCGTGGCGGCCGGATCGAGCTACTGGGCGTACAACCTTCAGTCACAGCTCGACGCGCAGAACGCGCGCATCGCCACGCTGACCGAGCGGGCGCAGAACTACCAGCGGGTCGCGTCGGTGCTCCAGGCAGCCGACACGCAGATCCGGGTGTTGCAGTCCACCCAGCCGACGCAGCCGGCGTTCGGGCGGGTCTACATCGATCCGGAGACCAGCGAGGGCATGCTGATGGTCAGGAATCTGCCGCCGCTGCCGCCGGGGCGGGTCTATCAGCTGTGGGTGGCGCGGGCCAACGGCGAGCGCGAGAGCGCCGGCATCCTGACCTGGACCGACAAAGCCGGCAACGGCTACACGCTGATCAAGTGCCCGGACGCCCTGGCGCGCTGGAACACGTTCGGCGTGACCGAGGAGCCGACCGGCGGCAGTCCCGCGCCGACCGGCTCGCGGCTGCTGGGCGGCACGATCTAG
- a CDS encoding sigma-70 family RNA polymerase sigma factor — MSSQAVDVSLLADEALAERLGEGDVRALEQLYERHSRAVFSLSLKLLSEREAAEEIVQETFLKLWQRPDAYSPERGRLIAWLLGVAHHRAVDRLRRRKLEQRYGASQQALEPILSDRDPVDDVLRSLSGEAVARALRELPTAQRIAVELAYLRGMTQVEIASALGEPLGTIKTRLRLAMQKLRGSLELADLRPGAS, encoded by the coding sequence ATGTCGTCGCAAGCCGTAGACGTGTCGCTCCTTGCCGATGAGGCGTTGGCGGAGCGGCTCGGCGAGGGCGATGTGCGCGCACTCGAGCAGTTGTACGAGCGACACTCGCGTGCAGTGTTCTCGCTCTCCTTGAAGCTGCTCTCCGAACGCGAGGCGGCTGAGGAGATCGTTCAGGAGACGTTCCTGAAGCTCTGGCAGCGGCCGGACGCCTACTCCCCCGAGCGCGGTCGACTGATCGCCTGGCTGCTGGGCGTCGCGCACCACCGAGCCGTGGACCGACTGCGGCGGCGCAAGCTGGAGCAGCGCTACGGCGCATCGCAGCAGGCGCTCGAACCGATCCTCAGCGACCGCGATCCGGTCGACGACGTACTGCGCTCGCTGAGCGGCGAGGCGGTGGCCCGCGCCCTCCGCGAGCTGCCGACGGCCCAGCGTATCGCCGTCGAGCTGGCGTACCTGCGCGGCATGACTCAGGTCGAGATCGCCTCGGCTCTTGGAGAGCCGCTCGGGACGATCAAGACCCGCTTGCGGCTGGCGATGCAGAAGCTGCGTGGCTCCCTCGAGCTTGCGGACCTGAGGCCGGGGGCGTCATGA
- a CDS encoding molybdopterin oxidoreductase family protein produces the protein MALDVLTVRSVCPLNCPDTCGIVATVESGRVVRTVGDPDHPITRGWLCRKGNRYLERHNSPDRLLYPRRRTGPKGSGQFVRISWDEALDEIAQRWQAIVREIGPEAILPYGYSGTLGIIQRAVGERRFLNRLGASTLVRSICSEAGHAAMHATLGASHGADPEDLPNARLILVWGYNPAATNPHAVPLIREAKANGATVVLIDPRVTETARDADWHIRPYPGTDGALALGVLHVLIAECLTDDAFLAERTVGWPALRERAAEYTPERVAAITRLPAETVRELARLYAHVRPGIITTGPGLQRHTNGGQAMRCLLTLPAATGQYGTPGGGFLYNNRYLTWDPERVGHDGELRRTVPRSININQIGEALLSADPPIRSLLVVNGNPAAVAQRQDKLVRGLLRDDLFTVVHEIFPTDTVRYADIVLPATMQLEQTDLHLSYWSLYLRLNLQAVQPPGEARSNLELFQALARRMGYAEPCLYATPEEIVRELLQTPSPLLDGVTWERLAAESAVRLALPTRPWTPFADGRFPTPSGKIELFSASLEQQGHDPLPNWTPELESPEASPALFEQYPLKLLTPKEQHFLGSSFANLPRFRRLAGEPTLDLHREDAEARGILDGEIVEVWNARGSCQLRARVGEDVARGVVVSEVVHWQQHGLDGRNVNWTTPDYVTDLGANSCFHTNLVEVRPVR, from the coding sequence ATGGCGCTTGACGTTTTGACGGTGCGAAGCGTCTGTCCGCTGAATTGCCCGGACACTTGCGGCATTGTCGCGACGGTCGAATCTGGGCGGGTGGTCCGCACCGTGGGCGATCCCGACCATCCGATCACCCGGGGCTGGCTTTGCCGCAAGGGCAACCGGTACCTCGAGCGTCACAACAGCCCTGACCGCCTGCTCTACCCGCGGCGGCGCACCGGGCCGAAGGGCAGCGGACAGTTCGTGCGGATCTCCTGGGACGAGGCGCTCGACGAGATCGCCCAGCGCTGGCAGGCGATCGTCCGCGAGATCGGTCCGGAGGCGATCCTGCCGTACGGCTACTCTGGGACGCTCGGGATCATCCAGCGAGCCGTTGGCGAGCGCAGGTTCCTGAACCGGCTGGGTGCGAGCACGCTGGTGCGGAGTATCTGCTCCGAAGCCGGGCACGCCGCGATGCACGCCACGCTGGGGGCCTCCCACGGCGCGGACCCCGAAGACCTCCCCAACGCCCGCCTGATCCTCGTCTGGGGCTACAACCCGGCCGCCACCAACCCGCACGCCGTGCCGCTCATCCGCGAGGCGAAGGCGAACGGCGCGACGGTGGTCCTGATCGACCCGCGTGTGACCGAGACGGCGCGCGACGCCGACTGGCACATCCGTCCCTACCCTGGAACGGATGGTGCGCTGGCGCTCGGCGTCCTGCATGTCCTGATCGCCGAGTGCCTCACCGACGACGCGTTCCTGGCCGAGCGGACGGTCGGCTGGCCGGCGTTGCGCGAGCGGGCGGCCGAGTACACGCCCGAGCGCGTGGCCGCGATCACCCGCCTGCCAGCCGAGACGGTGCGCGAGCTGGCGCGGCTGTACGCTCACGTGCGGCCGGGTATCATCACGACCGGGCCGGGCCTCCAGCGCCACACCAATGGTGGCCAGGCGATGCGCTGCCTGCTGACGCTGCCGGCGGCGACCGGCCAGTACGGCACGCCTGGCGGCGGCTTTCTCTACAACAACCGTTACCTGACCTGGGATCCGGAGCGGGTCGGGCACGACGGTGAGCTGCGGCGCACCGTCCCGCGCAGCATCAACATCAACCAGATCGGCGAGGCCTTACTCTCGGCCGATCCGCCGATTCGGTCGCTGTTGGTCGTCAACGGCAATCCAGCCGCCGTGGCGCAGCGCCAGGACAAGCTGGTGCGCGGACTGCTGCGGGACGACCTGTTCACCGTCGTCCACGAGATCTTCCCGACCGACACGGTCCGGTACGCCGACATCGTGCTGCCGGCCACGATGCAGCTGGAGCAGACCGACCTGCACCTCTCGTACTGGTCGTTGTACCTGCGCCTCAACCTCCAGGCGGTCCAGCCGCCCGGCGAGGCGCGCTCCAACCTGGAGCTGTTCCAGGCGTTGGCGCGCAGGATGGGCTACGCCGAGCCGTGCCTGTACGCCACGCCCGAGGAGATCGTGCGCGAGCTGCTCCAGACGCCGAGCCCGCTGCTCGACGGCGTCACCTGGGAGCGGCTGGCAGCCGAATCGGCGGTCCGGCTGGCGCTGCCGACTCGACCGTGGACGCCGTTCGCGGATGGGCGCTTCCCGACCCCGAGCGGCAAGATCGAGCTGTTCTCCGCATCGTTGGAGCAGCAGGGGCACGATCCGCTGCCGAACTGGACGCCTGAGCTGGAGAGTCCCGAGGCCAGCCCGGCCCTCTTCGAGCAGTACCCGCTGAAGCTGTTGACCCCGAAGGAGCAGCACTTCCTGGGATCGAGCTTCGCCAACTTGCCGCGGTTCCGGCGACTGGCCGGCGAGCCGACGCTCGATCTGCACCGCGAGGATGCCGAGGCGCGCGGCATCCTGGACGGCGAGATCGTGGAGGTCTGGAACGCCCGTGGAAGCTGTCAGCTTCGGGCACGGGTCGGGGAGGACGTTGCTCGCGGGGTGGTGGTGAGCGAGGTCGTTCACTGGCAGCAGCACGGCCTGGACGGGCGTAACGTCAACTGGACCACGCCCGACTACGTGACTGACCTCGGGGCGAACTCCTGCTTTCACACGAACCTCGTCGAGGTGCGCCCGGTGCGTTGA
- a CDS encoding FAD-binding oxidoreductase, with the protein MASTDSAPRSASVVIVGAGAIGCSIAYHLAQRGQTDVVVVERATIGAGSTSKAAGGIRAQFATELEIQFSLEGIERFKSFTDEFGVDIGYTQEGYLFVVSDPAILARYERNVALQNRFGVPSQVITPAEVRDIVPGISLDNVIAGVWCPTDGHATPNDVCMAFAAGARAKGVRFLEETTVTGMFQVVGGRTGVETTAGTIETPCVVIAAGANAAPVARMLDVEVPVVPKRRHIFVTDTFDGVRHPLPLVIDTASGFYARSEQHTLLMSPGDVGEVTDYLEAPVDWSVLERTVEVGIRRFPSLEQATVRNAWAGLRPLTPDEHAIVDWLPGVDGVFCAVGFCGHGFQHSPATGNHVAEWLLEGRPSLDLSPLGFARFAGRDTTVHGSIVSGVD; encoded by the coding sequence ATGGCGTCAACGGATTCAGCACCCAGGTCGGCATCGGTAGTCATCGTCGGAGCGGGCGCCATCGGGTGCTCGATTGCCTACCACCTGGCGCAGCGTGGGCAGACCGACGTGGTCGTGGTCGAGCGCGCGACCATCGGCGCAGGCTCCACCAGCAAGGCGGCGGGCGGCATCCGCGCCCAGTTCGCCACCGAGCTGGAGATCCAGTTCTCGCTCGAAGGGATCGAGCGCTTCAAATCGTTCACGGATGAGTTCGGCGTCGATATCGGGTACACCCAGGAGGGGTACCTGTTCGTCGTCAGCGACCCGGCGATCCTGGCGCGATACGAGCGGAACGTCGCGCTCCAGAACCGGTTCGGCGTGCCGTCGCAGGTCATCACGCCGGCCGAGGTCCGCGACATCGTGCCGGGGATCTCGCTGGACAACGTGATCGCTGGCGTCTGGTGTCCCACCGACGGCCACGCCACCCCGAACGACGTCTGCATGGCGTTCGCGGCCGGCGCGCGGGCGAAGGGCGTCCGCTTCCTGGAGGAGACGACCGTCACCGGCATGTTCCAGGTCGTCGGCGGCCGGACCGGCGTCGAGACGACCGCCGGAACCATCGAGACGCCGTGCGTGGTGATCGCGGCCGGCGCAAACGCCGCCCCGGTCGCCCGGATGCTCGACGTCGAGGTGCCGGTGGTGCCGAAGCGCCGCCACATCTTCGTGACCGACACCTTCGACGGCGTGCGCCACCCGCTGCCGCTCGTCATCGACACGGCCTCGGGGTTCTACGCGCGCAGCGAGCAGCACACGCTGCTGATGAGTCCCGGCGACGTGGGCGAGGTGACCGACTACCTGGAAGCGCCCGTCGATTGGAGCGTGCTGGAGCGGACGGTCGAGGTCGGCATCCGGCGGTTCCCCTCGCTCGAACAGGCGACGGTCCGCAACGCCTGGGCCGGCCTGCGCCCGCTCACCCCTGACGAGCACGCCATCGTGGACTGGCTGCCGGGCGTCGATGGCGTCTTCTGCGCCGTCGGCTTCTGCGGCCACGGCTTCCAGCACTCGCCGGCCACCGGCAACCACGTGGCCGAGTGGCTGTTGGAAGGTCGGCCGTCGCTCGACCTCTCACCGCTCGGGTTTGCCCGGTTCGCGGGCCGCGACACCACAGTACACGGCTCGATAGTCTCTGGCGTCGACTGA
- a CDS encoding PPOX class F420-dependent oxidoreductase, with protein sequence MTHDEALRFVGGHTKAVLATIKRDGRPQLSHVSYTLDDDGLIKISVTRDRAKTRNLLRDPRATLSIVDDNWSQYLVVEGSCTVIEDDPVPVLRRVYERIRGGPHPDWADFDAAMIRDGRVVLQITVDRIYPLDRG encoded by the coding sequence ATGACCCACGACGAAGCCCTGCGCTTCGTGGGCGGCCATACGAAGGCCGTGCTTGCCACCATCAAGCGCGACGGCCGCCCCCAGCTCTCGCACGTCTCGTACACGCTGGACGACGACGGCCTCATCAAGATCTCGGTCACCAGGGACCGCGCCAAGACTCGCAACCTGCTGCGCGACCCACGCGCCACCCTCTCCATTGTCGACGACAACTGGAGCCAGTATCTCGTCGTGGAGGGTAGCTGCACGGTCATCGAGGACGATCCCGTCCCCGTCCTGCGCCGCGTCTACGAGCGGATTCGCGGCGGTCCCCACCCGGACTGGGCCGACTTCGACGCCGCGATGATCCGCGACGGCCGGGTCGTCCTCCAGATCACCGTGGACCGCATCTACCCGCTCGACCGGGGCTGA
- a CDS encoding ribokinase produces MAARVAVVGSINLDLVVTTDRLPDAGETILGSELQRFGGGKGANQALAAARMGASVVMVGKVGTDEAGRALVGDLLRNGVEISRIGRAEGPTGTAIITVDAHGTNTIVVVPAANALLTPDDVVAATEAIQGADGLLMQLEVPMATVVAAAAIAKAAGVAVFLNPSPVQALPDDLLAGLSYLVVNETELEHLTAGSGDPADLFAKGVQQIVLTLGERGAQLITPDETTEVPPFRVPSIDSTAAGDAFLGALAATFSERGVRAALSAASAAGALATTKMGAQPSLPTRAEVDAFLLTRQARRGRR; encoded by the coding sequence ATGGCCGCCCGAGTCGCCGTTGTTGGCAGCATCAACCTCGACCTTGTTGTGACCACCGACCGCCTCCCGGATGCTGGCGAGACGATACTCGGGTCCGAGCTGCAACGGTTCGGGGGCGGCAAAGGCGCGAATCAAGCACTGGCTGCCGCGCGCATGGGTGCGAGCGTCGTGATGGTCGGGAAGGTCGGAACGGACGAGGCGGGCCGGGCGCTAGTGGGCGATCTGCTGCGGAACGGCGTCGAGATCAGCCGCATCGGACGAGCTGAGGGGCCGACCGGGACCGCCATCATCACCGTCGATGCCCACGGAACGAACACCATCGTGGTCGTGCCGGCGGCCAATGCACTGTTGACCCCGGACGACGTGGTCGCCGCGACCGAGGCGATCCAGGGCGCGGATGGGCTGCTGATGCAGCTTGAGGTGCCGATGGCGACGGTGGTGGCGGCAGCGGCCATCGCGAAGGCCGCCGGCGTGGCCGTCTTCCTCAATCCGAGCCCCGTCCAGGCGCTGCCCGACGATCTGCTGGCGGGCCTGTCCTACCTCGTCGTCAACGAGACCGAGCTGGAGCACCTGACGGCCGGCAGCGGCGATCCAGCCGACCTCTTCGCCAAGGGCGTGCAGCAGATCGTGCTGACGCTCGGGGAACGCGGCGCGCAGCTCATCACGCCGGACGAGACGACCGAGGTGCCGCCGTTCCGCGTGCCGAGCATCGATTCGACGGCGGCCGGCGATGCGTTTCTTGGCGCGCTGGCAGCCACGTTCTCTGAGCGCGGCGTCAGGGCGGCGCTGTCAGCAGCATCGGCGGCCGGCGCGCTCGCCACCACCAAGATGGGCGCCCAGCCGTCCCTGCCGACGCGCGCCGAGGTGGATGCCTTCCTGCTGACGCGGCAGGCGCGCCGAGGCCGCCGCTAG